A genomic segment from Propionibacteriaceae bacterium ZF39 encodes:
- a CDS encoding polysaccharide deacetylase family protein encodes MSTRSVARVLAVVSTTLALALSACGSAPGEGNTSSAGQAAVEANEPAAMFANVDASLVTGLAPTVYTDDSRSIRAEVPVISTARQMTSAMEVLRERGLREATWDKAEKVTIGYQVISAAPGTLGIMVTPTWTAAGAETSRPTVVWYDAGSKKVFSSPVLIREDQWGAFKAEVAKAAGKHKKPKLDETRVNEALDADPAPQGSGPMLGFDAKGDMVVSFTKGTVSDDVVSLRVPGDAVSPLLSEFGRRAADGALAPAAFDGTPAPMGDSAGGGGQAPAPAATPGATRPSTAVGPDCTKVTCVALTYDDGPVPDTAQLVDAFAAAKAPATFFQLGRMIEANPGIAKQIASAGHEVGSHSFSHPNLVSINGDRLTKELSGNADVMEHAYGRRPLIMRPPYGSHNARVDDVIRGTGAAIIQWDVDTNDWQTKNQASTENVVVYGGGAKANTIVLMHDVHPSTVAAAPAILEGLQAKGVTLVTVSELSLNTGGYQAGHAYCSGTAVAKQSGFNCAG; translated from the coding sequence TTGAGTACGCGTTCTGTCGCCAGAGTGCTCGCCGTTGTTTCCACCACCCTCGCACTCGCGCTGTCCGCCTGCGGTTCGGCTCCGGGCGAGGGAAACACCTCCTCCGCGGGCCAGGCCGCCGTCGAGGCGAACGAACCGGCCGCCATGTTCGCGAATGTCGATGCCTCGCTCGTCACCGGACTCGCTCCCACCGTCTACACCGACGACTCGCGCAGCATTCGAGCCGAGGTCCCCGTGATCTCGACCGCGCGCCAGATGACGTCTGCGATGGAAGTCCTCCGCGAACGCGGCCTCCGCGAGGCAACCTGGGACAAGGCCGAGAAGGTGACCATCGGCTATCAGGTGATCTCGGCTGCCCCCGGCACCCTCGGCATTATGGTGACCCCCACCTGGACCGCGGCCGGCGCCGAGACTTCCCGGCCGACGGTGGTGTGGTATGACGCGGGGAGCAAGAAGGTCTTCTCCTCGCCCGTCCTGATCCGTGAAGACCAGTGGGGTGCGTTCAAGGCCGAGGTCGCCAAGGCTGCCGGCAAGCACAAGAAGCCCAAGCTGGATGAGACCCGGGTGAACGAGGCGCTGGACGCCGATCCCGCACCCCAGGGGAGTGGCCCGATGCTCGGGTTCGACGCCAAGGGCGACATGGTGGTGAGCTTCACGAAGGGCACGGTCTCCGACGATGTGGTGAGCCTGAGGGTGCCGGGCGATGCTGTGTCACCTCTGCTCTCCGAATTCGGCCGTCGCGCCGCTGACGGGGCGCTGGCCCCGGCGGCCTTCGACGGTACGCCGGCTCCGATGGGGGATTCAGCCGGGGGCGGCGGGCAGGCTCCGGCTCCTGCGGCCACCCCGGGAGCCACCCGCCCGTCGACGGCGGTCGGCCCCGATTGCACCAAGGTGACCTGTGTCGCCCTGACCTATGACGACGGTCCCGTCCCGGACACGGCGCAGCTGGTGGACGCGTTCGCGGCAGCCAAGGCGCCGGCCACGTTCTTCCAGTTGGGCCGCATGATCGAGGCCAACCCCGGGATCGCCAAGCAGATCGCCTCCGCGGGCCACGAAGTCGGCTCCCACTCCTTCAGCCACCCGAACCTGGTGTCCATCAACGGCGACCGCCTCACGAAGGAGCTCTCGGGCAACGCCGATGTCATGGAACACGCCTACGGGCGGCGCCCCCTGATCATGCGCCCGCCCTATGGCTCCCACAACGCCAGGGTCGATGACGTCATTCGCGGCACCGGCGCGGCCATCATCCAGTGGGATGTCGACACCAACGACTGGCAGACCAAGAACCAGGCCTCGACCGAGAATGTCGTCGTCTACGGCGGCGGTGCCAAGGCCAACACGATCGTGCTGATGCACGATGTGCATCCGAGCACCGTGGCTGCGGCCCCGGCCATTCTGGAAGGCCTGCAGGCCAAGGGCGTCACCCTCGTCACCGTGTCGGAGCTCTCCCTCAACACCGGTGGCTACCAGGCCGGCCACGCCTATTGCAGTGGCACCGCTGTCGCCAAGCAGAGTGGTTTCAACTGCGCCGGCTGA
- the trmD gene encoding tRNA (guanosine(37)-N1)-methyltransferase TrmD: protein MTLRLDVVTIFPDYFAPLSLSLVGKAIESGLVELGVHDLRQWTHDRHRTVDDTPYGGGAGMVMKPEPWGEALDALVGPDTTLVVPTPSGRPFDQATAYELADESHLVCACGRYEGIDARVVAYARERMRVREVSLGDYVLNGGEVAVLVMTEAIVRLLPGVVGNPESLREESHAPEHEGLLEYPVFTKPPRWRGLDVPEILFSGHHARIAQWRREQSLELTRQRRPDLLPDAD from the coding sequence ATGACCCTGCGGCTGGATGTCGTGACGATCTTCCCCGACTACTTCGCGCCCCTGTCGCTGTCCCTGGTCGGCAAGGCGATCGAGTCGGGGTTGGTCGAGCTCGGCGTACACGATCTGAGGCAGTGGACCCACGATCGGCACCGGACCGTCGACGACACGCCCTATGGCGGGGGCGCGGGCATGGTGATGAAACCCGAGCCCTGGGGCGAGGCCCTCGACGCCCTGGTCGGTCCCGATACGACCCTCGTGGTCCCCACCCCGTCCGGCCGGCCGTTCGACCAGGCGACCGCCTACGAGCTCGCCGACGAATCCCACCTGGTGTGCGCCTGCGGTCGCTACGAAGGCATCGACGCCCGCGTCGTGGCGTACGCCCGGGAACGCATGCGGGTCCGCGAGGTCAGCCTGGGCGACTACGTGCTCAACGGGGGAGAAGTGGCCGTCCTCGTCATGACGGAAGCGATCGTGCGGCTCCTGCCGGGCGTGGTCGGCAACCCCGAATCCCTGAGGGAGGAATCGCATGCTCCCGAACATGAGGGGCTGCTCGAATATCCAGTGTTCACCAAGCCGCCCCGGTGGCGGGGCCTCGACGTGCCCGAAATCCTGTTCTCGGGGCATCATGCCCGGATCGCCCAGTGGCGCCGGGAGCAATCCCTGGAACTCACCCGGCAGCGCCGGCCCGACCTGCTGCCGGACGCCGACTGA
- a CDS encoding succinate dehydrogenase/fumarate reductase iron-sulfur subunit: MKVNLRIWRQKNTETQGRMEEYQLDGVSDHMSFLEMLDLLNEQLTVEGKEPVAFDSDCREGICGACGVVINGVAHGRGQTTYQTTTCQLHMREFSDGDTISVEPWKAEGFPVLKDLVVDRSSFDRIIQAGGYISAPTGSAVDANSLPVDKKDADHAFDNATCIGCGACVAACPNGSAMLFTSAKVAHLGLLPQGQPERWSRVLGMVAQHEAEGFGNCTNIGECTAVCPKGIPLSSISRLNRDLFKALTKG; the protein is encoded by the coding sequence GTGAAGGTCAACCTGCGCATCTGGCGCCAGAAGAACACCGAGACTCAGGGGCGCATGGAGGAGTATCAGCTCGATGGTGTCTCCGACCACATGTCGTTCCTGGAGATGCTCGACCTCCTCAACGAGCAGCTCACGGTCGAGGGCAAGGAACCTGTCGCCTTCGACTCCGACTGCCGCGAGGGCATCTGCGGTGCGTGCGGTGTTGTGATCAACGGCGTGGCCCACGGCCGCGGCCAGACCACCTATCAGACCACCACGTGCCAGCTCCACATGCGGGAGTTCAGCGACGGTGACACGATCAGCGTCGAGCCCTGGAAGGCCGAAGGCTTCCCGGTGCTCAAGGACCTGGTCGTCGACCGCTCCTCGTTCGACCGCATCATCCAGGCCGGCGGCTACATCTCCGCGCCCACGGGCTCGGCGGTCGATGCCAACTCGCTGCCGGTGGACAAGAAGGACGCCGACCACGCGTTCGACAACGCCACCTGTATCGGTTGCGGTGCCTGCGTCGCGGCCTGCCCCAACGGCTCGGCGATGCTGTTCACCTCCGCCAAGGTCGCCCACCTCGGACTGCTGCCGCAGGGCCAGCCCGAGCGCTGGTCCCGCGTCCTCGGCATGGTGGCCCAGCACGAGGCCGAAGGCTTCGGCAACTGCACCAACATCGGTGAGTGCACCGCGGTCTGCCCGAAGGGCATTCCGCTGTCGAGCATCTCGCGTCTCAACCGCGACCTGTTCAAGGCCCTGACCAAGGGCTGA
- a CDS encoding succinate dehydrogenase cytochrome b subunit, with amino-acid sequence MATTTPTLTVQQRAVRSSVVRKFWMAVSGLIMVGYLLIHMYGNLKMFAGKTMVDGQEVWAYDAYAHHLRVMGEPILPENGLLWIVRVVLLAAILVHIWSAFTLWSRARKASGGARRYAEKKALQRSYASYTMRWGGVTILLFVIYHLLHFTIGGTNPVVDTAPGAASIFPRVVESFQQPLVFISYLIAMIAVGLHIRHGFWSAFATLGANTSTKARTIWNAVAIAIALVIVLGFIAGPAAILFGGITL; translated from the coding sequence GTGGCGACAACAACACCAACTCTCACAGTTCAACAGAGGGCCGTCCGCTCCAGCGTTGTCCGCAAGTTCTGGATGGCTGTCAGTGGTTTGATCATGGTCGGCTACCTGCTGATCCACATGTACGGCAACCTCAAGATGTTTGCCGGGAAGACCATGGTGGACGGCCAGGAAGTCTGGGCCTATGACGCGTACGCGCATCACCTGCGCGTCATGGGGGAGCCGATCCTGCCGGAGAACGGCCTGCTCTGGATCGTTCGCGTGGTCCTCCTGGCCGCGATTCTGGTCCACATCTGGTCGGCGTTCACCTTGTGGTCCCGCGCTCGCAAGGCATCCGGCGGCGCGCGCCGCTATGCCGAGAAGAAGGCTCTGCAGCGGAGCTATGCCTCCTACACCATGCGCTGGGGCGGTGTGACGATCCTGCTGTTCGTCATCTATCACCTGCTCCACTTCACCATCGGTGGCACCAACCCGGTCGTCGATACCGCGCCCGGCGCGGCCTCGATCTTCCCGCGCGTGGTGGAGAGCTTCCAGCAGCCGCTCGTGTTCATCAGCTATCTCATCGCGATGATCGCCGTCGGCCTGCACATCCGCCATGGCTTCTGGAGCGCCTTCGCGACGCTCGGCGCCAACACCAGCACCAAGGCGCGCACGATCTGGAACGCGGTGGCCATCGCCATCGCCCTCGTGATCGTGCTCGGTTTCATCGCCGGCCCGGCCGCCATTCTGTTCGGAGGGATCACACTGTGA
- a CDS encoding RNA-binding protein, whose translation MLADALEHLVRGIVGHPDDVRIRDKDLRRGRMLEVRVHPEDIGKVIGRQGRTAQALRTVVAALAGREQVRVDFLDVDRRPRTGGGQRGRGRR comes from the coding sequence ATGCTCGCCGACGCGCTCGAACACCTGGTCCGCGGCATTGTCGGTCATCCCGATGATGTCCGGATCCGCGACAAGGACCTGCGTCGGGGCCGGATGCTCGAAGTTCGGGTGCATCCCGAGGACATCGGCAAAGTCATCGGGCGTCAGGGCCGCACTGCGCAGGCCCTGCGCACGGTCGTGGCGGCGCTCGCCGGCCGGGAACAGGTTCGCGTCGACTTCCTCGATGTGGACCGGCGTCCCCGCACCGGCGGCGGCCAGCGCGGTCGTGGCCGTCGCTGA
- the rimM gene encoding ribosome maturation factor RimM (Essential for efficient processing of 16S rRNA) → MSETVEVIVGRIGRAHGIRGEVAVEPLTDEPDRRFAPGARLREEEGVRVLTVEAHRWHSGRLLVRFAEAPDRTAAEGLRGLMLLANVAVDESPTDDGEFWDRDLIGLRVLTASGEPAGEVRRVQHGPQDLLVIRTTAGPERLVPFVEALVPEVDLAAGTLTLADVAGLLEDIEDEEAR, encoded by the coding sequence TTGAGCGAGACAGTCGAGGTCATCGTCGGTCGGATCGGACGCGCGCACGGGATTCGGGGAGAAGTCGCCGTCGAGCCGCTCACCGACGAGCCCGATCGCCGCTTCGCACCCGGTGCCCGGTTGCGGGAGGAGGAGGGCGTACGCGTGCTGACCGTCGAGGCTCACCGCTGGCACTCCGGGCGGTTGCTGGTCCGCTTCGCCGAGGCCCCGGACCGCACGGCGGCCGAAGGCCTCCGGGGACTGATGCTGCTGGCCAATGTGGCCGTTGACGAGTCGCCCACCGACGACGGGGAATTCTGGGACCGCGACCTGATCGGGCTCCGGGTCCTGACGGCGTCGGGTGAGCCGGCAGGAGAGGTACGCCGGGTCCAGCACGGTCCGCAGGATCTGCTGGTGATCCGGACCACGGCGGGCCCCGAACGACTCGTCCCGTTCGTGGAGGCGCTGGTGCCCGAGGTCGACCTGGCGGCCGGCACCCTCACGCTGGCCGATGTGGCCGGGTTGCTCGAGGACATCGAGGACGAGGAAGCCCGATGA
- a CDS encoding ABC transporter substrate-binding protein, producing MRSKPFRAAVSVLAALGVVLVGGCGPVSPGEAAQARQALVGPDGSMTFQLPSQPSGFDPFAVPGSADAMLAAAQFEPLVTAVDGRIMPRAADWWGSVNEGRTLIFTMRRGHWSDGVRMGAGDLVFTLERHLAPGSRSPLLPTLLRIEGAQDFHEGRSQHVSGIVADTSRGVLVTLAEPELNYLSRLTGLLVLPQHIYAGEALTPDEFREPRVGSGAYVFDRWGPDGSTVYLEPNPTIQPHTRLTGVVGRVVAPERVGAALESDPAALDVAVRIPGRDLADLPADRFNVARAPGDRMVGLAARDGGPLADVKVRQAIAFALDRGGVLERQLGGNGRVVDSVLFAPDWAASPDRTQHPYDPARARELLAAADWDPDTPVRIAVLTSDGDTGTWDALAANLAEVGLQADFTIHAPAERPDVLADPAVDAFVETYRMAVPDPGLAESWVMCGAPSGYCNPTLDALLVKGRGQLVATERQETYRRADEILSTELPVIPLWVPDAAVAVVKGRAGVNPLVQPETAVIDLWGSA from the coding sequence ATGCGAAGCAAGCCCTTCCGCGCTGCTGTGAGCGTGCTCGCCGCGCTGGGAGTCGTGCTGGTGGGAGGCTGTGGGCCCGTGAGCCCCGGGGAAGCGGCCCAGGCTCGCCAGGCCCTGGTCGGGCCCGATGGCTCCATGACGTTCCAGCTGCCCTCCCAGCCGAGCGGTTTCGATCCGTTCGCTGTGCCCGGCAGCGCCGACGCCATGCTGGCCGCCGCGCAGTTCGAGCCGTTGGTGACGGCCGTCGACGGCCGGATCATGCCGCGGGCCGCCGACTGGTGGGGGAGCGTCAACGAAGGACGTACGCTGATCTTCACGATGCGTCGCGGGCACTGGAGCGATGGCGTACGCATGGGCGCCGGCGACCTCGTCTTCACGCTGGAACGGCATCTGGCGCCCGGGAGCCGATCGCCGCTGCTGCCGACTCTGCTCCGCATCGAGGGTGCGCAGGACTTCCATGAGGGCCGGTCGCAGCACGTCTCCGGAATCGTGGCCGACACCTCCCGCGGCGTGCTGGTCACCCTCGCCGAACCCGAGCTCAACTATCTCTCCCGACTCACCGGCCTGCTGGTCCTGCCCCAGCACATCTATGCGGGGGAGGCGCTCACGCCCGACGAGTTCCGGGAGCCCCGCGTCGGATCGGGTGCGTATGTCTTCGACCGCTGGGGTCCCGACGGCTCAACCGTGTATCTCGAGCCCAACCCGACCATCCAGCCCCACACCCGGCTCACCGGCGTGGTCGGCCGCGTCGTGGCCCCCGAACGCGTGGGCGCGGCGCTGGAGTCCGACCCCGCCGCCCTGGACGTTGCCGTGCGGATTCCGGGGCGCGACCTGGCTGATCTGCCGGCGGACCGGTTCAACGTGGCCCGAGCACCCGGTGACCGCATGGTCGGACTCGCTGCGCGCGACGGAGGGCCTCTGGCCGACGTGAAGGTACGCCAGGCCATCGCTTTCGCACTGGACCGCGGGGGCGTACTGGAGCGGCAGCTGGGTGGCAACGGCCGCGTGGTGGACTCGGTTCTGTTCGCACCCGACTGGGCCGCATCGCCCGATCGGACGCAGCACCCCTACGATCCCGCACGGGCGCGGGAACTCCTCGCCGCCGCCGACTGGGATCCGGACACCCCCGTCCGCATCGCCGTGCTCACCAGCGACGGGGACACCGGGACCTGGGACGCCCTCGCCGCCAACCTGGCCGAGGTGGGCCTTCAGGCCGACTTCACGATCCACGCACCGGCCGAGCGTCCCGACGTCCTGGCAGACCCTGCGGTGGATGCCTTCGTGGAGACCTATCGGATGGCGGTTCCCGACCCGGGCCTGGCCGAGAGCTGGGTCATGTGTGGCGCTCCGTCCGGTTATTGCAATCCGACCCTGGATGCGCTGCTGGTGAAGGGCCGCGGGCAGCTCGTGGCCACCGAGCGTCAGGAGACCTATCGCCGGGCCGACGAGATCCTGTCGACCGAGCTTCCCGTTATCCCGCTCTGGGTGCCGGACGCAGCGGTCGCGGTGGTGAAGGGGCGGGCCGGAGTGAATCCGCTCGTCCAGCCGGAAACGGCTGTCATCGACCTGTGGGGCTCCGCCTGA
- a CDS encoding fumarate reductase/succinate dehydrogenase flavoprotein subunit, with the protein MTDTIETRSSLDGDAVFVLGEEIHDTKAPAGPIAEKWETRKFEAKLVNPANRRKLSVIVVGTGLAGGSAAATLGEAGYQVKAFCYQDSPRRAHSIAAQGGINAAKNYRNDGDSTHRLFYDTVKGGDYRSRETNVYRLAEVSANIIDQCVAQGVPFAREYGGLLDNRSFGGVQVSRTFYARGQTGQQLLIGAYQVLERQINAKTVTMHTRHEMLELIVSDGKARGIVTRDMVTGRIEAHMADAVVLASGGYGNVFFLSTNAMGCNVTAAWRAHRKGAYFANPCYTQIHPTCIPVSGDTQSKLTLMSESLRNDGRIWVPKNAADCTKDPRQIPEEDRDYYLERIYPAFGNLVPRDIASRQAKNMCDEGRGVGPEVPGQGRRGVYLDFADAINRLGRKAVEAKYGNLFDMYAQITGENPYDVPMRIYPAVHYTMGGLWVDYDLMSNVPGLFVVGEANFADQGANRLGASALMQGLADGYFVLPNTLANYLADVHEPTLKADDPAVVEAVDATRARIEKLMSIQGSRTVDSFHKELGHIMWEYCGMERTEEGLRKAIGLIRELRDEFWRDVKVTGEAEELNQTLERAGRVADFLELGELMCVDALVRRESCGGHFRAESQTEDGEALRHDDQFAYVAAWEFTNAGEQPILHKEPLEYEFIELKQRSYK; encoded by the coding sequence GTGACCGACACCATCGAAACCCGGAGCAGCCTCGACGGCGACGCCGTCTTCGTCCTGGGTGAGGAAATCCACGACACCAAGGCGCCGGCCGGCCCGATCGCCGAGAAGTGGGAAACCCGCAAGTTCGAGGCCAAGCTCGTCAACCCGGCCAACCGCCGCAAGCTGTCGGTCATCGTCGTCGGCACCGGCCTGGCCGGCGGCTCGGCCGCTGCCACGCTCGGCGAGGCCGGCTATCAGGTGAAGGCGTTCTGCTATCAGGACAGCCCCCGTCGCGCCCACTCGATCGCCGCCCAGGGTGGCATCAACGCGGCCAAGAACTATCGCAACGACGGTGACTCCACCCACCGCCTGTTCTATGACACGGTCAAGGGCGGCGACTACCGCTCGCGCGAGACCAACGTCTATCGCCTCGCCGAGGTGTCGGCGAACATCATCGACCAGTGCGTCGCCCAGGGCGTTCCGTTCGCCCGCGAATACGGCGGACTCCTCGACAACCGCTCCTTCGGTGGTGTCCAGGTGTCCCGCACGTTCTATGCCCGTGGCCAGACGGGTCAGCAGCTGCTGATCGGCGCATATCAGGTGCTCGAGCGCCAGATCAACGCCAAGACCGTCACCATGCACACCCGCCACGAGATGCTCGAGCTGATCGTCTCCGACGGCAAGGCCCGCGGCATCGTGACGCGCGACATGGTCACCGGCCGCATCGAGGCCCACATGGCCGACGCCGTCGTGCTGGCCTCCGGTGGCTACGGCAACGTGTTCTTCCTGTCGACGAACGCGATGGGCTGCAACGTCACGGCCGCCTGGCGCGCCCACCGCAAGGGCGCGTACTTCGCGAACCCGTGCTACACGCAGATCCACCCGACCTGCATCCCGGTCTCCGGCGACACCCAGTCCAAGCTGACCCTGATGTCGGAGTCGCTCCGCAACGACGGTCGCATCTGGGTCCCGAAGAACGCTGCGGACTGCACCAAGGATCCGCGTCAGATCCCCGAAGAGGACCGCGACTACTACCTGGAGCGGATCTATCCCGCGTTCGGCAACCTGGTGCCGCGTGACATCGCGTCCCGCCAGGCCAAGAACATGTGCGACGAGGGTCGCGGTGTCGGCCCCGAGGTGCCCGGCCAGGGCCGCCGCGGTGTCTATCTCGACTTCGCCGATGCCATCAACCGCCTGGGCCGCAAGGCCGTCGAGGCGAAGTACGGCAACCTCTTCGACATGTACGCCCAGATCACCGGTGAGAACCCGTACGACGTGCCGATGCGCATCTATCCGGCGGTGCACTACACCATGGGTGGCCTGTGGGTCGACTACGACCTGATGTCCAACGTCCCCGGTCTGTTCGTCGTGGGCGAGGCCAACTTCGCCGACCAGGGTGCCAACCGCCTCGGCGCGTCGGCCCTGATGCAGGGCCTGGCCGACGGCTACTTCGTGCTGCCGAACACGCTGGCCAACTATCTGGCCGATGTGCACGAGCCGACCCTCAAGGCCGACGATCCGGCCGTCGTCGAGGCCGTCGACGCGACCCGGGCACGGATCGAGAAGCTGATGTCGATCCAGGGCTCGCGGACCGTTGACTCGTTCCACAAGGAACTGGGCCACATCATGTGGGAATACTGCGGCATGGAGCGCACCGAGGAGGGCCTGCGCAAGGCCATCGGTCTCATCCGCGAACTCCGCGACGAATTCTGGCGCGACGTGAAGGTCACCGGTGAGGCCGAAGAGCTCAACCAGACCCTCGAGCGCGCCGGTCGGGTGGCCGACTTCCTCGAGCTCGGCGAGCTCATGTGTGTCGACGCCCTGGTGCGCCGCGAATCGTGCGGCGGCCACTTCCGGGCCGAGTCCCAGACCGAGGACGGCGAGGCGCTGCGTCACGACGACCAGTTCGCCTATGTGGCCGCCTGGGAGTTCACGAATGCGGGCGAGCAGCCGATCCTGCACAAGGAGCCCCTGGAGTACGAGTTCATCGAGCTGAAGCAACGGAGTTATAAGTGA
- a CDS encoding amidohydrolase family protein, whose amino-acid sequence MAEPSPAGVLHSHGPGHLHAHQQPHLRIDPTAPKPRLHLHGAVLPDGEVRDLWVVDGLIRFEPVADAVTICRDAFILPGFVDAHCHVGLDEHGAVPAETAEAQALTDRDAGTLLIRDCGQPGDTRWIDDVEDLPRILRAGRHIARPRRYIRGYGEEIEPDDLVGEAERQATRGDGWIKLVGDWIDRGTGDLAPLWPAEQVTAAIARAHELGCRVTAHHFGEEGLDTYLGAGIDGIEHGTGLTERTIAMMAERQVALVPTMVNLENFPGIAAGAEEKFPGYASHMRALYERRHQTYRDCLDAGVPIYAGTDAGGVVPHGLIGTEMAMLGEIGGAEFALGAGSWRARQWLGFSGIADGAHADLVVFDVDPRADLGALRAPFRVVLRGQVVL is encoded by the coding sequence ATGGCTGAGCCCTCACCCGCTGGCGTACTGCACTCCCACGGCCCCGGACACCTGCACGCCCATCAACAGCCACATCTGCGGATCGATCCGACGGCACCCAAGCCGCGGCTGCATCTGCATGGGGCGGTCCTGCCCGACGGCGAGGTCCGGGACCTGTGGGTGGTCGACGGGCTGATCCGGTTCGAGCCCGTCGCCGATGCGGTCACGATCTGCCGTGATGCGTTCATCCTTCCCGGATTCGTGGACGCCCACTGTCATGTCGGACTGGACGAGCACGGGGCCGTGCCGGCGGAGACCGCCGAGGCCCAGGCCCTCACCGATCGGGATGCCGGGACGCTGCTGATCCGGGATTGTGGTCAGCCCGGGGACACGCGGTGGATCGACGACGTCGAGGACCTGCCCCGGATCCTCCGGGCCGGTCGTCACATCGCCCGGCCCCGGCGCTACATCCGTGGGTACGGTGAGGAGATCGAGCCCGATGACCTCGTGGGCGAGGCCGAACGCCAGGCAACCAGGGGCGATGGCTGGATCAAACTGGTCGGGGACTGGATCGACCGGGGGACCGGGGATCTCGCCCCGTTGTGGCCGGCCGAGCAGGTCACGGCCGCCATCGCTCGCGCGCACGAACTCGGCTGCCGAGTGACCGCCCACCACTTCGGCGAGGAGGGTCTCGACACCTATCTCGGGGCCGGGATCGACGGCATCGAGCACGGGACGGGGCTCACCGAACGAACCATCGCGATGATGGCCGAACGGCAGGTCGCGCTGGTGCCGACCATGGTCAACCTGGAGAACTTCCCGGGGATCGCGGCCGGTGCGGAGGAGAAATTTCCCGGGTACGCCAGCCACATGCGCGCGCTCTATGAGAGGCGTCACCAGACCTATCGGGACTGCCTGGACGCGGGCGTGCCGATCTATGCGGGCACCGATGCCGGGGGCGTGGTTCCGCACGGTCTCATCGGCACGGAGATGGCGATGCTCGGCGAGATCGGCGGAGCCGAGTTCGCTCTCGGTGCCGGGTCGTGGCGCGCCCGGCAGTGGCTCGGGTTCTCCGGGATCGCCGATGGGGCCCATGCCGATCTTGTGGTCTTCGACGTCGATCCCCGGGCGGATCTCGGCGCACTCAGGGCGCCCTTCCGCGTGGTTCTGCGGGGTCAGGTCGTTCTCTGA
- the rpsP gene encoding 30S ribosomal protein S16, translating to MAVKIRLKRMGAIRSPHYRIVVMDSRKKRDGRAIEEIGLYHPKNDPSVIQVNSERAQYWLGVGAQPTEAVVAILKRSGDWQKFSGDDTPAGIDPQAEKPNKTEIFNKALANSAGTPTVEAFTQKKSEAKEPEAAADAPEADAAADGEAEASDAEQA from the coding sequence GTGGCTGTCAAGATTCGTCTGAAGCGGATGGGCGCTATCCGCTCCCCGCACTATCGCATCGTCGTCATGGACTCCCGCAAGAAGCGGGACGGCCGGGCGATCGAGGAGATCGGTCTCTATCACCCGAAGAACGATCCTTCGGTGATTCAGGTCAACTCCGAGCGCGCGCAGTATTGGCTGGGCGTCGGCGCCCAGCCGACCGAGGCCGTTGTCGCCATCCTCAAGCGTTCCGGTGACTGGCAGAAGTTCAGCGGCGACGACACCCCGGCCGGGATCGATCCGCAGGCCGAGAAGCCCAACAAGACCGAGATCTTCAACAAGGCGCTCGCCAACTCGGCGGGTACGCCGACCGTTGAGGCCTTCACCCAGAAGAAGTCCGAGGCCAAGGAGCCGGAGGCCGCCGCTGACGCCCCCGAGGCCGACGCTGCTGCCGACGGCGAGGCCGAGGCCTCCGACGCCGAGCAGGCCTGA
- the rplS gene encoding 50S ribosomal protein L19 — MNKLITELDQTSLRTEHPKFRAGDSVKVHVKVVEGNRSRIQVFAGVVIARNGGGVQEAFTVRKVSFGVGVERTFPLHSPIIDKIEVERRGDVRRAKLYYLRGLSGKAAKIKEKRDR, encoded by the coding sequence ATGAACAAGCTGATCACCGAGCTCGACCAGACTTCGCTGCGCACCGAGCATCCCAAGTTCCGCGCGGGCGACTCCGTCAAGGTCCACGTGAAGGTCGTCGAAGGCAACCGGTCCCGTATCCAGGTGTTCGCCGGCGTCGTCATCGCCCGCAACGGCGGCGGCGTCCAGGAAGCCTTCACCGTCCGCAAGGTCAGCTTCGGCGTCGGCGTGGAGCGTACTTTCCCGCTGCACAGCCCGATCATCGACAAGATCGAGGTCGAGCGTCGCGGTGATGTCCGTCGCGCCAAGCTCTACTACCTCCGCGGCCTCTCCGGCAAGGCGGCCAAGATCAAGGAGAAGCGCGACCGTTGA